The genomic interval CGGGCAGGTGGTCTAGGTCGCGTTCGGTGAGTGCCTCGGTTGCCCCGGCAGGGCCGGCGAGGGCGGTTGCCACGTGTCGGCGGTACTGCGCGCGCAGGCCGCGGCGTCGCGACGCGAAATACCGGTACGGCGCGCCCAGCGCCTGCATCACGGCGCGGCGCAACCTGCTGGAACCCGGCCGGTTCACGCGGGCACCTCCCCCGTGGCGTCGGTGCGCTGGAGCGTGTCGATGCACCGCGACACCAGCCCGAACAAGGTGGCGACCTCGCAGTCGGTCAGGTCGGCGAAGACGGCGCCGAGGAACGCGCGCTGCTGGGCTACGGCCTCGGTGGTGTCGAAGACGGCGCTGACCTTGTCGGTGACCGCCAGGCGCACCGTGCGACCGTCAGACGGATCAGGAAGGAGCTCCACCAGGCCGCGCGCCGCGACCTGTCCGGCGATCTTCTTGACGTTCTGCCGCGACGTGCCGAACACCGCGGCGGTCTGGCTGAGCGTGGGCCGCTGGCCCGGGAAGGCCCTGGTCAGTACCGCCAGGAGCAGCCACTGCCTGCTGGTGACCCCAAACGGCACGAGCGCCGCTTCGGTGTGCCGTGTCAGGTGCTGGCCGAGCACGAACAGGGATCCGAAGATCTCGGCTTCAGTTTCAGATCGATCCATCTGCGTAACCTATTACGCATCTGATGACCGCGCATTCTTCGCCGGAGGGCTACCGCCGGCGGTCGGCTTGATCGCGGCGCCGGACGCTCATTGCCCTTCCCTGCGGTCGTTGGCCGGCGGCCCCTGTCGTGGTGTCTCCCGCGCCGTCGCGCTTGTCTCTGCGGTCACTGGAGCCACCGCGAGGTGAGCCTCGGCCGTGGGCGGGCTGCATTTCTCCTGGGACGGTGTTGTCGCTTCCCGACCTGGCGCGCCCGCGGCTGTCAACGAAATCGCTGAGAAATCGATCACGATCGGGCCTGAAACACATCGTTCCTACAGTCGGCCCGCCGGCACGCACCACAGTCCGCAACCCTCGCCACGCTCGGCGTGCCACGGCGCGCACGAAGGAGCCGCATACATGTCACACCACGTCTCGATTCGGTGGAGGGCGGCATCAGCGGCCACCTTTGCCGCCCTGGTCGCCGGCCTGCTTGCGGCGGTCGCGCCGTCCGCGGCAGCCGACGACAAAGCTGTCGGTCCCGGGTGGAACGCCATCGCAACTGCCGGTGGCGCGGAGGTCACGTACACCCTCCCCGACACGCTGCCGATCATCGACGACGCACCGACACTCGTCGTCAACGGCACGCCTGTCCCCGCCACGGAGTCGGCGGACGGCACGACCCTCTCCGCGACCGTGCCCCTCGCTGTCAGCGACGTCGACTCGGTCTCGTTCGCGTGGACCTCGGGCGAGACCGTCATCGACAAGACCTCGCCGGAAGCGGTCGCCGAGCGCAGCGCCAAGGCGGCCCCTGCCGCCTCGACGGCCGCCGCGCCGAGCACCGCGGTGCTCGAGGCCGCCGCTGCCGACGGCGCCGAGGTCGGCCCGTACTCCTACACCGTCGACGACTACGACTTCGGCGACCAGGCGATCGACCTCGCAGCGATCGGCGGCATCCGCGGAGAGCTCACTGGCCGCATCTACCTCCCGACGGCCGGTGGCGCCCGCCCCGTCGTCATCCTCCTTCACGGCCGCCACACCTCGTGCTCCACCCTCGTCAGCGGCACGCAGAACCCGAACCGCTGGCCGTGCGTCGGCGGGCAGACCGAGGTCCCGAGCTACAAGGGCTACGACGGCACCGGCGAGACGCTCGCGAGCCAGGGCTACGCGGTCGTGTCGATCTCGGCGAACGCGATCAACGCGAACGACAACCAGCTCGCCGCCGACAACGGCGCCGAGGCCCGCGGCCAGCTCGTGCTCGACACGCTGTCCTTCCTGCAGAAGGCCACCGAGGGCAAGGTCGTGTCATTCCATGACGACGCTCTCGACCGCGACATGACGCTCGATGACGCGCTCGATGCCCCGCAGGCCGACCTCGGCTCCACGGACCCGAACACGCTCGACGCGTCCGGCCTCATCGGCCGTCTCGACTTCTCGAGCATCGGCCTCATGGGTCACTCGCGCGGCGGTGAGGGCGTCGTCTCGGCCGTCGAGCTCAACCAGGCGCTCGACAAGCCGTTCTCCATCAAGTCCGTCCTGCCGCTCGCGCCCGTCGACTTCGGTCGCATGACCGTCGCGAACACGCCGATGCTCCTGATCCTCCCCTACTGCGACGGCGATGTCTCCAACCAGCAGGGCCAGCATTTCGTCGACGACTCGCGGTACGCGTTCGACCAGTCCGTCCTGATCTCGACGGTGTGGGTCATGGGCGCCAACCACAACTTCTTCAACTCCGTGTGGACGCCGGGCAAGTACGGCTACTCGACGTCGGACGACTGGGGCGCCACCTCGACCGACTCCTACTGCGGCCCGCGCTCTTCCACCAACCAGCGCCTAACGGCGGACGAGCAGTACGACGTCGGTACGTCCCTGATGAGCGCCTGGTTCCGTCTCACCCTGGGCGGCGACGACGACCTCATGTCCGCCTTCGACGGTTCGACGCCGCAGACGCCGATCCCCTCCGTCCCGACGGCCGATGTTCGCACCGTGGGCTTCGCCCCGACCGCGTCCCGCGTCGACCTCGAACCGTTCACGACTGCGAGTGCCACGACGACGGCCTCGGGTTCGGCGTCGTACGTGACGTGCGCGAGCGCGGGTGGCCGCACCCTGCCGCAGGACCTGCCGGCCTGTGCGACGGCGATCAGCGGCGTGCGCAGCACGAGCGGTATGCCGCACTGGACGCCGGCGTCGTTCGCACCGAACGTCCCCGCCTCGCCCATGGGTGAGTTCACGTGGACCTCGACGTCAGACGCGGGCCTCACCGTCACCCTGCCAGGGCAGCAGAAGAACGCCAGCAAGTACGACTATCTGACATTCAAGACGGCCCCGGAGGAGAACGTCGTCTCCGGCACCGACCTGGTCGTCACGGTGAAGGACACGTCCGGGAAGTCGTGGAGCGCGCCGGTCTCCGAGCTCAACCCGCTCGCCGTCCAGCGCATGCCGAAGAGCACCTCGACGACGCTCAACAAGATCGTGCTCCAGCAGGTCTCGATCCCCATCACCTCCCTGACCGGCGTCGACACGAAGAAGCTGGCCTCGGTTACCTTCTCCGGTGGGGTCGGTGCCGACGGCACCGAGTCGGGCGGCGTCTACCTCTCCGACCTCGCGTACTCGAGCTACTCGGTCGGCGACACCCTCGCCACGGGCACTCCGTGGACGATGAAGAAGGAGCCGACCATCAACGTCGACGCCACCTTCCTCGAGGAGGGCTCGGGCCCGTCGACCAAGCAGGTCGCGGTGTACCTCTCCAAGCCGTCGAACCACGAGACGAGCGCGTGGTTCTCCCTCGTCGGCTCGACCGCGTCGAGCGCCAAGGCGGGCCTCGCCCTCCAGAAGGTCACCTTCGCCAAGGGCGAGACCTGCAAGGCGATCGACATCCCGACGAACGGAGACACCACGGCGAGCAGCTCGACGCTGACGACCTACAAGATGTCGGTGTCGCAGAACGAGGGCGTCATCGCGGGCAAGAGCGCCGTGACGTTCCTGACCGTCCGCGAGGACGACGGTATGACAGGTTCGGCCACGCCTGCTCCGGCGGTCGGCGTCCAGGGTGACGCGTGCGCCGAGGCACTCGCCAAGTCGCAGACGTTCCCGCTGTCGGTGACCACGTCGAAGCCGGCGCTCGGATCAACCGTCACGGTGAAGGCGACGGGCTACCGCGCCGGCGAGGCCGTCACCTTCACCGTCGACGACGTGGCTTCCACCGTCGCCGCCGACGGGTCGGGAGCGGCAACCTCTCCCGTCGTCGTCTCGACCTCAAGGGTCGCCGTGACGGCGGTCGGCGCCGGCTCCAGCCGCACCTCGACGGCGACCATCACGGCGAAGTAGCCCTTCGTCAGAGCACCGCACGGTGAGCACGGTGGCCGCCCCGACTCGTCGGGGCGGCCACCTCCTGTTTCACGGAGTGACTCCCCGCAGGGCTCCTGTTCCACGATGCAGGTCGACCGGGTGACGGTGATCTCCCAGGCGTTGACCTGGGAGCAGCCAGCGGAGCGTGGGAGATCCTCGCGCCCGAAGCGACGTCACCGGCTCGCGGGTCAGAGCTCCTCGCGGCGGAGCACGATGGCGGCTGTGGCGAGGAGTGCTGCGGCGAGGGCGAGCCCGGTGCCGAGGGGCCACCACGGGCCTTGACCCCGTTTCTCGGACACGGGGTTTGCAGGCTATGCAGCCTTGGTGATCGTAGCGGTGATGGTTGTCGTGCTCGGGGTCAGGGCGCGTTCGTAGGCGTCGGGTGAGACGTTGCCGATCGCGGTGTGACGGCGGCGTGTGTTGTACCTGTTGACCCACCGGAACGTCTCTCGGCGTGCGGTGTGGACATCGGCGAACGCGGGGGCGCCGGCGAGGGTCTCGCGCTTGTAGGACGCGTTGAACGCCTCGGCCAGCGCGTTGTCCGCAGACGACCCGATGGCGCCCATCGACTGGATGACGCCGTAGCGGGTGCACAGGTCGGCGTAGGCCTTGGCTGTGTAGACGCTGGGTTCAACCGATGGTCGCAACACTCCAGGTCAGGAGGAGTGTCGTGGGTCGACCGTCGGATTGGATGCGTGAGGTCACGGGGCGCGCGCCGCTGAAGTCGCCAGGGGCGCCGAGTCGTCCCCGC from Xylanimonas allomyrinae carries:
- a CDS encoding integrase core domain-containing protein, which encodes MRPSVEPSVYTAKAYADLCTRYGVIQSMGAIGSSADNALAEAFNASYKRETLAGAPAFADVHTARRETFRWVNRYNTRRRHTAIGNVSPDAYERALTPSTTTITATITKAA
- a CDS encoding MarR family winged helix-turn-helix transcriptional regulator, translating into MDRSETEAEIFGSLFVLGQHLTRHTEAALVPFGVTSRQWLLLAVLTRAFPGQRPTLSQTAAVFGTSRQNVKKIAGQVAARGLVELLPDPSDGRTVRLAVTDKVSAVFDTTEAVAQQRAFLGAVFADLTDCEVATLFGLVSRCIDTLQRTDATGEVPA